In a single window of the Pontibacter russatus genome:
- a CDS encoding DUF1206 domain-containing protein, which yields MADISYHVPSAPPEWVKTFAKVGLTAKGVVYCLVGIIAFMAAFEFGGKSTQEAGKSGVFQVILEQPFGKWLLGLVALGLLCYAIWRFIQAAQDTEREGSDAKGGAKRLRYAFSGIIYGGLAFLAAKMALGNGGGGGDSRQSLVRELLQQPFGQWLVGILAVATVLIGLYQIYYGLSEKYRKKVRSAGLKSDIESKMIKAGKLGYIARGVVWAVIGYLFLKAALQSDPQQAGGSSSAFAFLEQSSYGSFVLGAVAVGLICYGVFMFMRAKYQPIYT from the coding sequence ATGGCTGATATTTCTTATCATGTACCCTCCGCCCCGCCAGAGTGGGTGAAGACTTTCGCCAAAGTGGGTCTCACGGCCAAGGGCGTGGTCTACTGCTTGGTGGGCATCATCGCCTTTATGGCGGCATTCGAATTTGGCGGAAAATCGACACAGGAAGCTGGCAAATCAGGCGTTTTTCAGGTTATCCTGGAGCAGCCTTTCGGAAAATGGTTGCTGGGCCTGGTGGCCCTTGGCTTGCTCTGTTACGCGATCTGGCGCTTTATACAAGCTGCCCAGGACACGGAGCGCGAAGGCTCGGATGCCAAAGGCGGGGCAAAGCGCCTGCGCTATGCCTTCAGCGGGATTATATATGGCGGGCTGGCATTTCTGGCGGCAAAAATGGCGCTGGGTAACGGCGGCGGTGGCGGCGACTCCCGGCAATCGCTGGTGCGGGAACTGCTGCAGCAGCCCTTTGGGCAATGGCTGGTGGGGATACTGGCGGTGGCCACCGTTCTAATTGGACTTTACCAAATTTACTACGGCTTATCGGAGAAGTACCGGAAGAAGGTGAGAAGCGCCGGCCTCAAAAGCGACATAGAGTCTAAAATGATCAAGGCCGGAAAACTGGGCTATATAGCCAGGGGCGTTGTGTGGGCCGTGATCGGCTACCTGTTTCTGAAGGCGGCGCTGCAGTCTGACCCGCAGCAGGCGGGTGGCAGCAGCAGCGCCTTCGCTTTCCTGGAGCAGTCGTCCTACGGCTCCTTTGTGCTGGGTGCCGTTGCAGTAGGCCTTATCTGCTATGGCGTGTTCATGTTTATGCGCGCTAAATACCAACCTATATATACCTGA
- a CDS encoding sigma-54-dependent transcriptional regulator, translated as MKNPAFKIFIVEDDVWYSELLEYHLSANPDYELTKFHSAKDCLSSLYLRPHVVTLDYSLPDKNGAEVLKRIKEQCPDTQVVVISGQEDVATAVDLLKKGAYDYIVKDEDTPERLWMAISKIRENASLRQEIAQLREQIGQKYDFTNFITGNSEAMKRVYALLDRAARTNITVSISGETGTGKELAAKAVHYNSSRKKAPYVAVNVAAIPRELIESELFGHEKGAFTGALSRRLGRFEEADKGTIFLDEIGELDITLQAKLLRVLQEREITRLGGNSVVPVDVRIIVATHKNLADEVKKGNFREDLYYRLLGLPVQLPPLRERGGDVLVLAKTFLQDFARENSLGKKTFSAAAQEKLLSYPYPGNVRELKAIVELSAVMADGNQVQADDVVLATGADREAPFLAQEKTLRAYTTEIIQRFLNNYSHNVLLVADKLDIGKSTIYRMIQDKELKIE; from the coding sequence ATGAAGAATCCCGCATTCAAGATTTTTATAGTAGAGGATGACGTCTGGTACAGCGAGTTGCTGGAGTATCACCTGTCGGCTAACCCGGATTACGAGCTCACAAAGTTCCACTCAGCCAAGGACTGCCTCAGCAGCCTGTACCTGCGCCCGCACGTGGTAACGCTCGACTACTCGCTGCCGGACAAGAACGGCGCGGAGGTGCTCAAAAGAATAAAGGAGCAGTGCCCCGACACGCAGGTAGTTGTCATATCGGGGCAGGAGGACGTGGCCACCGCTGTGGACCTGCTGAAGAAGGGCGCCTACGACTACATTGTGAAGGACGAGGACACGCCGGAGCGCCTTTGGATGGCCATCAGCAAAATCCGTGAAAACGCCTCCCTCCGCCAGGAGATTGCTCAGCTGCGCGAGCAGATAGGGCAGAAATACGACTTCACGAACTTCATCACCGGCAACAGCGAAGCCATGAAGCGGGTGTACGCCCTGCTCGACAGGGCAGCCAGAACCAACATCACGGTGTCCATCTCCGGCGAAACCGGGACCGGCAAGGAGCTGGCAGCAAAAGCCGTGCATTACAACAGCAGCCGGAAAAAGGCGCCCTATGTGGCCGTGAACGTGGCTGCCATCCCCCGGGAGCTGATCGAGAGCGAATTGTTCGGGCACGAGAAGGGCGCTTTTACCGGGGCCCTCTCCCGCCGCCTGGGCCGGTTTGAGGAAGCTGACAAAGGCACCATCTTTCTGGATGAGATCGGGGAACTGGACATCACCCTGCAGGCCAAGCTGCTGCGCGTGCTCCAGGAAAGGGAGATTACGCGGTTGGGGGGCAACAGCGTGGTGCCGGTGGACGTGCGCATCATCGTGGCGACGCATAAAAACCTGGCCGATGAGGTAAAGAAGGGCAATTTCCGGGAAGACCTGTACTACCGCCTGCTGGGCCTGCCGGTGCAGTTGCCGCCGCTGCGCGAGCGCGGGGGCGATGTGCTGGTGCTGGCGAAAACCTTCCTGCAGGATTTCGCAAGGGAGAACAGCCTGGGCAAAAAAACTTTCTCGGCCGCCGCCCAGGAGAAACTGCTCTCCTACCCTTACCCCGGCAACGTGCGCGAGCTCAAAGCCATCGTAGAACTGTCGGCGGTGATGGCCGACGGCAATCAGGTACAGGCCGATGATGTTGTGCTGGCTACGGGTGCCGACAGAGAGGCGCCGTTTCTGGCGCAGGAGAAAACACTCAGGGCCTACACCACCGAAATCATCCAGCGCTTCCTCAACAACTACAGCCACAATGTGCTGCTGGTGGCCGATAAACTGGATATAGGCAAGTCCACCATCTATCGGATGATACAGGACAAGGAGCTGAAAATAGAGTAA
- a CDS encoding PAS domain S-box protein translates to MKDIMMEEALLLELAAERRARQAAEQLAEARKSELESLFAAATRTPLRQGAEKLLQHLSAPALLTDPEGSIILLNGELCALLGLPHPPSLYIGTPLQEFEQNLPFRHQRDFSGAGRMLLAATESEQTPDKVLEREQLPLADSEAGGTIWLYRDVTLTHRRLRELELQSELQEEYPNPILRLSFAGEILFVNVAGGRLLESLTGKRLAGFRRLLLLHISKLGLDGESGPASLELHIAKRYYATLITPRPDKGYFNIYMSDITKRRIAEKALQESQKLAHTITHTIPNLVYIYDLEDGGHVFVNDQVRHVLGYSHEDIAAMGDEVLSTMIMPQDHEKLYAHVCRLLQAADGDILELEYRARCKNGEIKILNCRERVFRRRDNGQVKQVIGSAEDVTRLRQQGLELQQQKEFYEAILNHIPSDVAVFDNKMRYLFLNPAAVADPEMRRWLIGKTNEEYRQYRGFTEKRLQARMCALDQVRQTKKLVEFEEALPDKDGNISSFIRRHKPVLGKDGELQYIIGYGLNITELKRAQAVVSASEARNRTVLAAVPDLMFIIDSKGDVVDMNDVDQKHLMVPKSEAIGCNISSLVSEQLYEEMMALLHKVLQTGRPAKKEYDLALPEGTRFYESRLVKYNQNEVLAIIRDTTEEKRAALEVKAKNDFIQLVLDSSPSLIYVKDGAGNFILVNQEFAALLGRTVAEVEGRNAADLYINKKEARFYLGTDRQVIEENREIKLQERFTGSDGEVKWFSTIKKPLVTADGQVHALGISTNITEQRLANKRLRHSEELHRLLSENSRDLISLHNTDGSYIYASKAAEEMLAYSQLELLLMQPFKIIHPEDREAMREQGFGEALRRKESVTHQCRILRKDGKVLWAEITLRPLLNEEGDVTKLQSAARDISARKKAEEALRLSEKRYRDLINYSQAYFCTHDLGGTIRDVNPYLLNMLGCTAADMVGRNLNAFFPASYGPNVDDYLRQFDDRTVVNGIMTILNKEGDVRSLSYQNYKVEEPDATPYIIGIAQDITDRLHTEQHLKQAKEAAEESARVKENFMANMSHEIRTPMNGILGMTGLLRKTQLDEAQRNYLNIIHSSADNLLVVINDILDISKIEAGKMELEEIPFDLAEAVKGAFQALIYKAEEKEISYELKPLELPRTPLLGDPHRLHQVLLNLLHNAIKFTEAGSVTLSCQALEETADALTIELTVADTGIGIPESKLHAIFEGFTQAYSDTTRKYGGTGLGLSICKSLIEMQGGTIAVASERKKGSTFKVRLAFPKSREEAPLLKQEDIDYNSLSHICLLLAEDNEVNIFLAQSILEGWGATVDVARNGREAVDMAASKLYDVVLMDIQMPELSGMEATQHIRQHPDKAKASVPIIALTANALKGDADRYISIGMNDYVSKPFEEEKLFMKIAGVLPQAGAKAQGTASASPTAEAQTPEDPLYDLAVLQKLARGNQQFLQRAQQLFVSTVPLTVADMQQKLTEEDWDGVSAAAHKLKSSIDTLRIETLKEVVRRIETNARQQTDLWTVGGDVAEVKQVLDRVIAQLQASLSI, encoded by the coding sequence ATGAAGGATATCATGATGGAAGAAGCGCTGCTGCTGGAGCTGGCCGCAGAACGACGGGCGCGGCAGGCCGCAGAGCAACTGGCGGAGGCCCGGAAGAGCGAGCTGGAAAGCCTGTTCGCTGCAGCCACACGCACGCCCCTGCGCCAGGGGGCGGAGAAACTGCTGCAGCACCTGAGCGCCCCGGCCCTGCTGACAGACCCTGAAGGCAGCATCATCCTGCTGAACGGGGAACTGTGCGCCCTGCTGGGTCTCCCGCACCCTCCTTCCTTATATATAGGTACGCCGTTGCAGGAGTTTGAGCAGAATCTTCCTTTCCGCCACCAGCGGGACTTCTCCGGCGCTGGCCGGATGTTGCTCGCTGCCACCGAATCGGAGCAAACACCGGACAAGGTGCTGGAACGGGAGCAACTGCCGCTGGCAGACTCCGAAGCCGGCGGAACCATCTGGCTTTACCGCGACGTGACCCTGACGCACAGGAGGCTGCGGGAACTGGAACTGCAGTCGGAGTTGCAGGAAGAATACCCCAACCCCATCCTGCGCCTCAGCTTCGCTGGGGAGATTCTTTTCGTTAACGTGGCAGGCGGGCGGCTCCTGGAGTCACTGACTGGGAAACGGCTGGCAGGTTTCCGCCGCCTGCTCCTGCTGCATATCAGCAAGCTTGGGCTCGACGGTGAATCTGGCCCGGCCTCCCTGGAATTACATATAGCCAAGCGCTACTACGCCACCCTCATCACGCCCCGCCCCGACAAAGGTTACTTCAATATCTACATGTCGGACATCACCAAGCGTAGAATCGCGGAAAAGGCCCTGCAGGAATCGCAGAAACTGGCCCACACCATCACCCACACCATCCCGAACCTGGTGTATATATACGACCTGGAAGACGGCGGGCATGTGTTCGTGAACGACCAGGTGCGCCATGTGCTGGGTTATTCGCACGAGGACATCGCGGCAATGGGCGACGAGGTGCTGTCGACGATGATAATGCCCCAGGACCACGAAAAGTTGTACGCCCACGTGTGCCGCCTGCTGCAGGCCGCCGATGGCGACATTCTGGAACTGGAGTACCGGGCCCGCTGCAAAAACGGCGAAATAAAAATTCTCAACTGCCGCGAGCGTGTGTTCCGGCGGCGGGACAACGGACAGGTGAAGCAGGTGATAGGCTCTGCGGAGGACGTGACACGGCTCCGGCAGCAAGGCCTGGAACTGCAGCAGCAGAAAGAGTTTTACGAAGCCATCCTGAACCATATCCCCTCCGATGTGGCCGTTTTCGACAACAAGATGCGGTACCTGTTCCTGAACCCGGCCGCCGTGGCCGACCCGGAAATGCGCCGGTGGCTTATCGGGAAGACAAACGAAGAATACCGCCAGTACCGGGGCTTTACGGAGAAGCGCCTGCAGGCACGCATGTGCGCCCTGGATCAGGTGCGGCAAACGAAAAAACTGGTGGAGTTTGAGGAGGCGCTACCGGACAAGGACGGTAACATATCCAGTTTCATCCGCCGGCACAAGCCCGTTCTCGGCAAGGACGGAGAGCTGCAATATATAATCGGCTACGGGCTGAATATCACGGAGCTGAAACGGGCGCAGGCGGTTGTATCGGCCAGCGAGGCCAGGAACCGGACAGTGCTCGCCGCTGTCCCGGACCTCATGTTCATCATCGACAGCAAGGGCGATGTGGTGGATATGAACGATGTGGACCAGAAGCACCTGATGGTGCCGAAGAGCGAGGCAATCGGCTGCAACATCAGCAGCCTGGTCTCGGAGCAGCTGTATGAAGAGATGATGGCGCTGCTGCACAAGGTGCTTCAGACAGGCAGGCCGGCGAAGAAAGAATATGACCTGGCCCTGCCGGAAGGAACCCGCTTTTACGAGAGCCGCCTTGTAAAATATAACCAGAACGAAGTGCTGGCCATTATCCGCGACACGACCGAAGAGAAGCGCGCGGCTCTGGAGGTAAAGGCAAAAAATGACTTTATCCAACTGGTGCTCGACTCCAGCCCCAGCCTCATTTATGTAAAAGACGGCGCGGGCAACTTTATCCTGGTGAACCAAGAGTTTGCGGCGCTCCTTGGCCGCACAGTGGCGGAAGTGGAAGGCCGGAACGCAGCGGATTTATATATAAACAAGAAAGAGGCGCGCTTCTACCTGGGCACGGACCGGCAGGTTATAGAGGAGAACAGGGAGATAAAGCTGCAGGAGCGCTTCACGGGCAGCGACGGCGAGGTGAAATGGTTCAGCACCATCAAAAAGCCGCTCGTAACTGCCGACGGCCAGGTGCATGCGCTGGGCATCTCCACCAACATCACAGAGCAGCGACTCGCCAACAAGCGCCTGCGGCACAGCGAGGAACTGCACCGCCTGCTCTCCGAGAACTCACGGGACCTCATAAGCCTGCACAATACCGACGGCAGTTATATATATGCCTCCAAGGCGGCGGAGGAGATGCTGGCCTATTCACAGCTCGAATTGCTGCTGATGCAGCCCTTCAAAATCATACACCCCGAAGACCGGGAGGCGATGCGGGAGCAGGGATTCGGGGAGGCGCTGCGCCGGAAGGAGAGCGTGACGCACCAGTGCAGGATCCTCCGGAAAGACGGGAAGGTATTATGGGCCGAGATAACCCTGAGGCCCCTCCTCAACGAGGAGGGGGACGTAACAAAGTTACAGTCGGCGGCACGCGACATTTCGGCCCGAAAGAAGGCGGAGGAGGCCCTCCGGCTCAGCGAAAAGCGCTACCGCGACCTGATAAACTACAGCCAGGCATACTTCTGCACCCACGACCTCGGCGGCACCATCCGCGACGTGAACCCTTACCTGCTGAACATGCTCGGCTGCACCGCCGCCGATATGGTGGGCAGGAACCTGAACGCCTTCTTCCCCGCCTCCTATGGCCCTAATGTCGATGATTACCTGCGCCAGTTCGATGACCGCACCGTGGTGAACGGCATCATGACCATCCTGAACAAGGAGGGCGACGTGCGAAGCCTGTCTTATCAAAACTATAAGGTGGAGGAGCCCGATGCAACCCCCTATATCATCGGCATTGCCCAGGACATCACCGACCGCCTGCACACGGAGCAGCATCTCAAGCAGGCCAAAGAGGCCGCCGAGGAGTCGGCGCGGGTAAAAGAGAACTTTATGGCCAACATGAGCCACGAGATAAGGACCCCGATGAACGGCATACTCGGCATGACGGGCCTGCTGCGCAAAACGCAGCTCGACGAGGCACAACGGAATTACCTCAACATCATCCACTCGTCTGCCGACAACCTGCTGGTGGTCATCAACGACATCCTCGATATCTCCAAAATAGAGGCGGGCAAAATGGAGCTGGAGGAAATTCCCTTCGATTTGGCGGAGGCGGTAAAAGGAGCCTTTCAGGCGCTTATATATAAAGCGGAGGAAAAGGAAATAAGCTACGAACTGAAACCACTGGAGCTGCCGCGCACTCCCCTGCTCGGCGACCCGCACCGGCTGCACCAGGTGCTGCTCAACCTGCTGCACAATGCCATCAAGTTCACGGAGGCAGGTTCTGTCACGCTCTCCTGCCAGGCGCTGGAGGAAACCGCAGACGCCCTGACCATAGAGCTGACTGTGGCCGACACCGGAATCGGAATACCGGAGTCGAAACTGCACGCTATTTTCGAAGGTTTTACGCAAGCCTACTCCGACACCACGCGCAAGTATGGCGGCACCGGTCTCGGCCTGAGCATCTGCAAGTCGCTGATAGAAATGCAGGGCGGCACAATTGCGGTAGCGAGCGAGCGAAAGAAAGGCAGCACCTTTAAAGTCCGGCTTGCTTTCCCTAAATCCAGGGAGGAGGCGCCTCTGCTAAAACAAGAGGACATCGACTACAACAGCCTCAGCCATATATGCCTGTTGCTGGCCGAAGACAATGAAGTAAACATCTTCCTGGCCCAGTCTATTCTGGAGGGGTGGGGAGCTACTGTGGATGTGGCGCGTAACGGCCGTGAAGCCGTGGACATGGCAGCCAGCAAGCTGTATGACGTTGTTCTGATGGACATACAGATGCCGGAACTAAGCGGCATGGAGGCCACCCAGCATATACGGCAGCACCCGGACAAGGCGAAAGCCAGCGTCCCTATTATCGCCCTCACGGCCAATGCCTTAAAGGGAGACGCGGACAGGTACATCAGCATCGGCATGAATGACTATGTCTCTAAACCGTTTGAGGAAGAAAAGCTGTTTATGAAAATAGCGGGCGTGCTGCCCCAGGCCGGAGCGAAAGCGCAGGGCACGGCTTCTGCTTCCCCTACAGCAGAAGCGCAAACCCCGGAAGATCCGTTGTATGACCTGGCGGTGCTGCAGAAACTGGCGCGTGGAAACCAGCAGTTTCTGCAGCGGGCGCAGCAGCTGTTTGTCTCAACCGTGCCCCTCACCGTGGCTGACATGCAACAAAAGCTGACAGAGGAAGACTGGGACGGGGTAAGCGCCGCAGCACACAAACTCAAATCCAGTATCGACACCCTGCGCATCGAAACGTTGAAGGAAGTGGTGCGGCGCATTGAGACTAACGCCAGGCAGCAGACAGACCTCTGGACTGTTGGCGGCGACGTTGCCGAGGTAAAGCAAGTGCTGGACCGGGTAATAGCGCAGTTGCAAGCCAGCTTATCCATTTGA
- a CDS encoding ion transporter encodes MTSPPDKTLRQKLYIILFEAETVKGKVFDVILLVLILASVLVVCLESVPELHVRYLPLFRLLEWAFTVIFTIEYFLRIYSTPRPLKYVFSFFGLVDLMSIFPTYLSLVLVGSQYLLVVRVLRLLRIGRIFKLTRFINEGQVLSRAMRASATKILVFLGVVLTVVVIVGSLMYIIEGAESGFTSIPVSIYWTIVTLTTVGYGDIAPVTPLGQVLASFVMVMGYGIIAVPTGIVSVELARSDKKIATTRTCPNCHQEGHITDANYCYNCGYKLQQ; translated from the coding sequence ATGACCTCACCGCCTGATAAAACGCTGCGGCAGAAACTGTACATCATCCTTTTTGAAGCCGAGACGGTAAAGGGCAAGGTGTTCGACGTCATCCTGCTGGTGCTGATACTGGCAAGTGTGCTGGTGGTATGCCTCGAGAGTGTTCCGGAACTCCACGTGCGGTACCTGCCCCTCTTCCGGCTCCTGGAGTGGGCGTTCACAGTAATTTTCACAATAGAGTATTTTCTGCGGATATACAGCACGCCCCGTCCGCTGAAGTATGTCTTTTCCTTTTTCGGCCTGGTCGACCTCATGTCTATATTCCCCACCTACCTGAGCCTGGTGCTGGTGGGGAGCCAGTATCTGCTGGTGGTGCGGGTGCTGCGCCTCCTGCGCATCGGGCGTATCTTCAAACTCACCCGTTTTATCAACGAGGGGCAGGTGCTGTCGCGGGCCATGCGGGCAAGCGCCACCAAAATCCTTGTCTTCCTGGGCGTGGTGCTGACGGTGGTGGTTATCGTGGGGTCGCTGATGTACATCATCGAGGGAGCCGAAAGCGGTTTCACCAGCATCCCGGTCAGCATCTACTGGACCATCGTGACGCTTACCACCGTGGGCTACGGCGACATTGCGCCCGTTACTCCGCTCGGGCAGGTTTTGGCCAGCTTCGTGATGGTGATGGGCTACGGCATTATCGCGGTGCCCACCGGTATTGTCTCCGTAGAACTGGCCCGCTCCGACAAAAAGATAGCTACCACCCGTACCTGCCCCAACTGCCACCAGGAAGGCCATATCACAGACGCCAATTACTGTTACAACTGCGGATACAAGCTGCAGCAGTAA
- a CDS encoding DUF2254 domain-containing protein, whose protein sequence is MAETIAPMNTITSRIKFAYSYIVNSIGFHTTLISLSFFGLALLMLYLETLGLSNRVMDNLPFMIITNHETARLILSSITTGIISLTVFSFTMVMLVLNQAAANFSPRVIPSLISYKSNQRVLGLYLGTLIYTLVIMVNVRAEYYKITLPGFSVFLAMCLTILCLCFFVYFIHSISQTIQIESILESIFKVTHKKLEEEIKRDRGPGIPKVFTRTSDWQTLESPETGYLQSLDEHAVLKICCNYDVVLYFEKPLGSFLLKGAPFARVSRQHGDMKEFTEEFFGHVSFFREERPSENYIFGFKHITESAVKALSPGINDPGTALKAIEYLAALFATRMRLTDEKVLYDSHGKARIGFEHETFEDLSEMCLSPIRLYGKENSTIILRLLFLVRSLLYKVPEYPHLKPVLYNDAALVLLDAEEAISNPGDRRKINRKVQELNSMKILDRELPLLQVK, encoded by the coding sequence ATGGCAGAAACCATCGCGCCCATGAACACCATCACAAGCCGGATAAAGTTTGCCTACTCCTATATCGTTAACAGCATTGGCTTTCACACCACCTTAATTTCTCTCTCATTTTTCGGATTGGCCCTGCTGATGCTATATCTGGAGACTCTCGGGCTCAGTAACAGGGTGATGGACAACCTCCCTTTCATGATCATCACCAACCATGAAACCGCCCGGCTCATCCTCAGTTCCATCACGACCGGCATCATCTCCCTCACGGTTTTCTCCTTTACCATGGTGATGCTGGTGCTGAACCAGGCGGCCGCTAACTTTTCGCCCCGTGTCATCCCCAGCCTCATCTCCTATAAATCGAACCAGCGGGTGCTGGGCCTGTACCTGGGCACGCTTATATACACACTGGTGATAATGGTGAACGTGCGGGCAGAGTATTATAAAATCACGCTTCCTGGCTTTTCTGTTTTCCTGGCGATGTGCCTTACCATTTTGTGCCTCTGCTTTTTCGTGTATTTCATCCATTCCATCTCGCAGACTATCCAGATTGAGAGCATTCTGGAGAGCATCTTCAAGGTCACGCACAAGAAGCTGGAGGAGGAGATAAAACGCGACAGGGGGCCGGGCATCCCGAAGGTATTCACGCGGACCTCTGACTGGCAAACGCTGGAGAGCCCTGAGACTGGTTACCTGCAAAGCCTGGACGAGCACGCTGTGCTGAAAATCTGCTGTAACTATGATGTAGTGTTGTATTTTGAGAAGCCATTGGGCAGCTTCCTGTTAAAAGGCGCTCCGTTTGCGCGGGTGAGCAGACAGCATGGTGACATGAAGGAATTCACGGAGGAGTTTTTTGGGCATGTGAGTTTTTTCAGGGAGGAGCGGCCAAGCGAAAACTACATCTTCGGCTTCAAACATATCACCGAGAGCGCCGTGAAGGCTTTGAGCCCTGGCATAAACGACCCTGGCACCGCCCTTAAAGCCATTGAGTACTTGGCAGCACTGTTTGCCACGCGCATGCGGCTCACGGATGAAAAAGTGCTCTACGACAGCCATGGCAAAGCCAGGATCGGCTTTGAGCATGAAACGTTTGAGGATCTGTCCGAAATGTGTCTGAGCCCCATCCGCCTGTATGGCAAGGAGAACAGCACTATTATACTGCGGTTGCTGTTCCTGGTGCGCAGTCTCTTATATAAGGTGCCGGAATACCCGCACCTGAAGCCGGTGCTTTACAATGACGCCGCTCTTGTGCTGCTAGATGCGGAGGAGGCCATCAGCAACCCTGGCGACAGACGCAAAATAAACCGGAAGGTGCAGGAACTGAACAGCATGAAAATTTTGGACAGGGAGTTGCCCCTGCTGCAGGTAAAATAA
- a CDS encoding universal stress protein → MSNATKKILVPIAVEKPAEGLLLLSYAGQLAAVLGAELLLLGSSGTPTVAPAEEKGGLRQLQALGERVLGRVPEDRGYVRFSCLLQPGSLKDGVHAVVQGEGIYLVLMQAESYPEGGRVGAADHAAAVMEQVSCPVMVVPTAQPFKRVGRLLFATDLTDQDPQVLAQLSEFAALAGAAITLVQVYSKAEQEQGGEMEAAIPGIERQLEGRAAAFRLLEEEDVLEGISRFAEREGADMVVLATQDSYLMQRLFSEAYIQTRAYHTHIPLLTFRQYKSKFCAGCLTDSNSLRAGHRVPE, encoded by the coding sequence ATGAGCAATGCAACAAAAAAGATACTTGTGCCCATTGCAGTGGAGAAGCCCGCCGAGGGTTTGCTGCTGCTTAGCTATGCGGGCCAGCTTGCCGCCGTGCTCGGTGCCGAGCTGCTATTGCTCGGAAGCTCAGGTACGCCAACAGTTGCCCCGGCCGAGGAGAAAGGTGGTCTGAGACAGCTGCAGGCATTGGGGGAGCGGGTGCTCGGACGGGTGCCGGAAGACAGGGGGTATGTTCGCTTCAGCTGCCTCCTGCAGCCCGGCAGCCTGAAGGACGGTGTACATGCTGTGGTGCAGGGCGAAGGAATCTATCTGGTGCTGATGCAGGCAGAGTCCTACCCGGAAGGGGGCAGAGTGGGAGCCGCCGACCATGCTGCCGCCGTGATGGAGCAGGTAAGCTGCCCGGTGATGGTGGTGCCGACCGCTCAACCCTTTAAACGGGTGGGGCGTCTGCTATTCGCCACCGACTTAACAGACCAGGACCCGCAGGTGCTGGCGCAGCTAAGCGAATTTGCCGCCCTGGCCGGGGCAGCCATTACACTGGTGCAGGTATATAGCAAGGCAGAGCAGGAGCAGGGAGGAGAGATGGAGGCGGCTATTCCTGGCATTGAGCGGCAACTGGAGGGACGGGCCGCCGCGTTTCGGCTGCTGGAGGAAGAAGACGTATTGGAAGGCATCAGCAGGTTTGCGGAGCGCGAGGGGGCGGACATGGTGGTGCTGGCCACCCAGGACAGCTACCTGATGCAGCGCCTCTTCAGCGAGGCATACATCCAAACCAGGGCCTACCACACCCATATCCCGCTGCTCACGTTCCGGCAGTACAAGAGCAAGTTCTGCGCAGGCTGCCTCACCGACAGCAACAGCCTGCGCGCGGGCCACCGAGTGCCGGAATAG
- a CDS encoding sulfite exporter TauE/SafE family protein → MIWAGFLFGLVGSFHCVGMCGPIAMALPFVGSSGWRYYAGRLLYNSGRIVTYATLGALAGAFGETLQLAGLQQTVSVVSGVLILLLLVVPAMRRGKTASLPGTGKLMTWVRKRLSFYFQKNSLGALFMVGLLNGLLPCGFVYIALAGAISAPGVSGAMLYMALFGLGTFPLMFLVSLSGKLISLKMRSVFNRAVPYIGMTLALLFIMRGLSLGIPYLSPKITHTAAHTSEITCCTKP, encoded by the coding sequence ATGATTTGGGCCGGCTTTTTATTTGGGTTAGTTGGTAGCTTCCATTGTGTCGGGATGTGCGGTCCCATAGCCATGGCGCTACCCTTTGTCGGGAGTTCCGGCTGGCGGTACTACGCCGGCCGGCTCCTGTACAACAGCGGCCGGATCGTGACCTACGCCACGCTGGGAGCGCTGGCAGGCGCCTTCGGCGAAACATTGCAGCTGGCTGGCCTGCAACAAACGGTGTCCGTCGTTTCAGGAGTGCTCATCCTTTTATTGCTGGTTGTGCCCGCCATGAGAAGAGGCAAAACCGCCAGCCTGCCGGGCACCGGTAAACTGATGACGTGGGTGCGAAAAAGACTGAGCTTCTACTTTCAGAAAAACTCGCTGGGCGCTCTCTTTATGGTAGGGCTGCTGAACGGCCTGCTGCCCTGCGGCTTTGTATACATCGCGCTGGCGGGTGCCATCAGCGCGCCGGGTGTGAGCGGTGCCATGTTATATATGGCCCTCTTCGGTCTGGGCACTTTCCCGCTGATGTTCCTGGTGTCGCTGTCCGGCAAGCTCATCAGCCTGAAAATGCGCAGCGTGTTCAACAGGGCCGTGCCCTATATAGGCATGACGCTGGCGCTCTTGTTTATCATGCGCGGCCTGAGCCTGGGCATCCCGTACCTGAGCCCAAAGATTACACACACCGCCGCCCACACCAGCGAGATTACCTGCTGCACAAAGCCCTGA